Genomic window (Streptomyces sp. NBC_01431):
CGCGTCGCGGGCCCGGTTCGCGAAGTCGTATCCGCTGTCCTCCAGCCGCGGGCTGAGATGGTGGATCCGCTGGTTGGTGCTGCCGCGCAGACCGCGCCCGTCGTTCAGCCCGGCCACGTACAGCCCGTCGATCAGTACGTCGACGACGGCGAGCAGGTCCGGTACGCCCTGCGACGGAGGCCGGGCCAGCAGCCGTTCCCGGCGATAGCCGGTGAAGCTGATCACTGAGACGTCCCGGATCTCCCGCGCGTGCCGGACCAGTTCGGCCAGTCCGGCCGCCTGCCGCATCGGCTCGCCTCCCGACAGGGTCAGGCCTGTGACCCGAGGGTCGGCGAGCAGCTCGGCCGCCAGCTCCGCGGGGCCGGCCTGGCGCGCTGGGCGGTCGGGAATCCACTCCGGGGCCAGGCACTCTGGGCAGTGGAACGGGCACCCCTGCACCCACACCACCGACCGGACACCGGGCCCGAGCGC
Coding sequences:
- a CDS encoding 4Fe-4S single cluster domain-containing protein, with product MTVHPLLNVAATHVGTRALGPGVRSVVWVQGCPFHCPECLAPEWIPDRPARQAGPAELAAELLADPRVTGLTLSGGEPMRQAAGLAELVRHAREIRDVSVISFTGYRRERLLARPPSQGVPDLLAVVDVLIDGLYVAGLNDGRGLRGSTNQRIHHLSPRLEDSGYDFANRARDAEIAVNGPETLLIGVAPRGLGAVFETAVDKVRASMRGADTSSPSPGEEGRP